From one Lolium rigidum isolate FL_2022 chromosome 4, APGP_CSIRO_Lrig_0.1, whole genome shotgun sequence genomic stretch:
- the LOC124708163 gene encoding uncharacterized protein LOC124708163: MVKLATAREARLYGPALTVRRWEYINAGAYVFGTLLLAAGLAALCASSDTGVRAAGLVLAAAALAIVAAVNAHDLGAHLAGVDCRLGLVRFDPQLALVELLVPALNAAGCVLAVVGVAFLLSQGDGRERHAASTMLAGALLWLLGSALNACQVYERADGRAQLLQSSVQVPVLVGSLLFLVAAVLNRRDPVERWTMCLCGSVLWLVAALFNVVKVFMMHQSGAPRLEKLRGGAQEWLSRDREGRVPLVWRSAAPPTELR, encoded by the exons ATGGTGAAGCTGGCGACGGCGAGGGAGGCGCGGCTGTACGGCCCGGCGCTCACGGTGCGGAGGTGGGAGTACATCAACGCCGGCGCGTACGTCTTCGGGACGCTGCTCCTGGCCGCGGGGCTCGCGGCGCTGTGCGCGTCGTCCGATACAGGCGTCAGGGCGGCGGGGCTCgtgctggccgccgccgcgcttGCGATCGTGGCGGCCGTGAACGCGCACGACCTGGGCGCGCACCTCGCCGGCGTCGACTGCCGCCTCGGGCTCGTCCGGTTCGACCCCCAGCTCGCCCTCGTCGAGCTGCTCGTGCCGGCGCTCAACGCCGCCGGCTgcgtcctcgccgtcgtcggcgtcgccttcCTCCTCTCCCAG GGCGACGGGCGGGAGCGGCACGCGGCGAGCACGATGCTCGCGGGCGCGCTGCTCTGGCTGCTGGGCTCCGCGCTGAACGCGTGCCAGGTGTACGAGCGCGCCGACGGCCGCGCGCAGCTGCTGCAGTCCAGCGTCCAGGTCCCCGTGCTCGTCGGcagcctcctcttcctcgtcgccgccgtcctcAACCGCCGCGACCCGGTCGAGAGGTGGACCATGTGCCTGTGCGGGAGCGTGCTCTGGCTCGTGGCCGCCCTGTTCAACGTCGTCAAAGTGTTCATGATGCACCAGAGCGGCGCGCCGCGGCTCGAGAAGCTCCGCGGCGGCGCGCAGGAGTGGCTCAGCCGTGACCGCGAGGGCCGCGTGCCGCTCGTCTGGAGGTCGGCGGCGCCGCCCACCGAGCTGCGCTGA